The DNA window AGGCAAGGCGCGCCTGCGCATTACCCTGACCGCTTTGCATTCGCCGCAGCAGGTCGATGCGCTGGTGGAAGTGCTGGCGCGATCCTGGGAGGCGATTCGTCGCATCCGCGGCGCCGCCTGAGATGTCATGACGTTGCATATCGAAGTTACCGGGCGGGGCCCGGCGCTGGTACTGATTCATGGCTGGGCCCTGCACGGCGGCGTGTTCGCGCCGCTGGTGGAACGGCTGGCGGATCGCTGCACGCTGTATTGCGTGGATCTGCCGGGGCATGGACAGAGCCGGGATCCACATCCTTCCCTGCAATTGGATGCGTGCGCGCGCGAACTGCTTGCGCAGGTGCCTGCGGCCATCTGGTTGGGCTGGTCGCTGGGTGGCCTGTTCGCGCTGCGCGCGGCGCTGCTGTCGGATCAGGTGCAGGGCGTTGCGCTGATTGCCGCCACTCCGCGCTTCGTGCGCGCGCACGACTGGCCGCACGCGGTGGAAAGCAGTGTCTTCCACCAGTTCGGGCAGGATCTGCAGCGAGACTTTCGCGGCACGCTCGAGCGTTTCCTGGCGCTGGATACGATTGGCTCCAGCCACGCGCGCGAAGAACTGCGCAGCCTCAAGCAGACCTTGTACGCGCGCGGCGAGCCCGATGCCGAGGCCTTGCAGCAAGGCCTGCATCTGCTCGAAACCTGCGACTTGCGCGCCGATCTGGCCGATCTTCGCGTGCCCAGCCTGTGGATTTCTGGCCAGCGCGATCGCCTGGTGTCGCCCGCGGGCATGCGCGATGCCGCCGCGCTGGCGCCGTGGAGTCATCACCTGGACATCCGCGGTGGCGGCCATGCGCCGTTCCTGGGCCACGCCGATGAGGTGGCGCGCGAGCTGCTGGAATTCGTGCGCACCCTGCATCCCGAGGTCGCGCCGCTGTCGCCTTGAGCGGCGGCATCGTCGCGGCCACACGCTGTGCGGCGTCGGTCAATCAGTCAAAATAGCCCCACGATGAAGTCCGAATTCGACCCGCGCCATATCCGCCGCGCCTTCTCGCGCTCCGCCGCCAGCTACGATGCCGCCGCCGTGCTCCAGCACGAGGTGGAAAAACGTCTGCTGGAATCGCTGGACTACCTGGGCGAACGCGCTCCTGGCGTCGTGCTGGATGTGGGCAGCGGCCCTGGCCATGCCGCTGCCGCCATGCGCAAGCGCTGGCCCAAGGCGCAGGTGGTGGCGCTGGATCTGTCGCTGCCCATGCTGGCCCAGGCCGGCAAACGCGCGGGCTGGTGGAAGCCGTTCGCGCGCGTCTGCGCCGATGCCCGCGCGCTGCCGCTGGCCGAAGCCAGCGTCGACGTGATCTTCTCCAATCTCTGCCTGCAGTGGATGGATGATCTGCCGGCGGTGTTTGCCGGCTTCCGCCGCGCGCTCAAACCCGGCGGCCTGCTGTTGTGCTCCACCTTCGGCCCGGAAACCCTGCAGGAATTGCGCGAGGCCTTTGCCGATGCCGATGACGCGCCGCATGTCAGCCGCTTTACGCCCATCGCGCAGTTTGGCGATGCCTTGCTGATGTCCGGTTTCCGCGATCCGGTGCTGGATCGCGATCGCTTCACCCTGACCTATCCGGACCTGCCCGCGCTGATGCGCGAGCTGCGTGCGATGGGCGCCACCAACGCCTTGCAGTCGCGCCGGCATTCGCTCACTGGCCGGCGTCGCTTCGAACGCGCTGCCGACGCCTACGAACCCATGCGTGGCGCCGATGGCAAGCTGCCGAGCACCTGGGAAGTGATCTACGCCCACGCCTGGGCGCCCGAACCCGGTGCGCCGATACGCCAGGGCGGCGAGGAGATCGCCAGCGTGCCGCTGTCGCGCATCCCGATCCGCCGCAAGGGCGATTGAACCGTCAGCCGCCGACCTGGCGGATCCAGTCCTGCAGGTTGTAGTAGTTGCTCACCCGCGCGATGCGGTCGTCGCGGATATCGAAGAAGGCCCCGCCAGGCAGGACATAGGTCTGGCCCTGGGCGGGCGGCAGGCCTTCATCGCTGCGCAGGTATTGGCCATGCACCACGTACTCGGCCGCGGCGCGATCGCCATCCAGCGAGGCCAGCACCACGATGTCGCGCAACTGTTCGCGGTAGCTG is part of the Pseudoxanthomonas indica genome and encodes:
- a CDS encoding ketosteroid isomerase-related protein, with translation MKIDGNRKQDRATELVLTYYAAFNRGDWDGMLALLSDDVAHDLNQGAREMGREAFAAFLARMDGSYREQLRDIVVLASLDGDRAAAEYVVHGQYLRSDEGLPPAQGQTYVLPGGAFFDIRDDRIARVSNYYNLQDWIRQVGG
- the bioC gene encoding malonyl-ACP O-methyltransferase BioC; the protein is MKSEFDPRHIRRAFSRSAASYDAAAVLQHEVEKRLLESLDYLGERAPGVVLDVGSGPGHAAAAMRKRWPKAQVVALDLSLPMLAQAGKRAGWWKPFARVCADARALPLAEASVDVIFSNLCLQWMDDLPAVFAGFRRALKPGGLLLCSTFGPETLQELREAFADADDAPHVSRFTPIAQFGDALLMSGFRDPVLDRDRFTLTYPDLPALMRELRAMGATNALQSRRHSLTGRRRFERAADAYEPMRGADGKLPSTWEVIYAHAWAPEPGAPIRQGGEEIASVPLSRIPIRRKGD
- the bioH gene encoding pimeloyl-ACP methyl ester esterase BioH, which translates into the protein MHIEVTGRGPALVLIHGWALHGGVFAPLVERLADRCTLYCVDLPGHGQSRDPHPSLQLDACARELLAQVPAAIWLGWSLGGLFALRAALLSDQVQGVALIAATPRFVRAHDWPHAVESSVFHQFGQDLQRDFRGTLERFLALDTIGSSHAREELRSLKQTLYARGEPDAEALQQGLHLLETCDLRADLADLRVPSLWISGQRDRLVSPAGMRDAAALAPWSHHLDIRGGGHAPFLGHADEVARELLEFVRTLHPEVAPLSP